A single Brachybacterium sillae DNA region contains:
- the rsmI gene encoding 16S rRNA (cytidine(1402)-2'-O)-methyltransferase: MLEPGVLTLAATPIGNPLDASQRLVRALQEADVLAAEDTRRLRRLLSELDVTAAARVISYYEHNESARAAEIVEAVRDGKRVVIVTDAGMPTVSDPGYRAVRAVIDADLPVTVLPGPSAVLTALAASGLPTDRFAFDGFLPRTEGKLRAAARALRDERRTVVLFESPRRTAATLAVLRDEIGPDRPAALARELTKTHEEVVRGTLAELAEHADATEVLGEVVLVISGADEVSPRPEDLLDEVLQRAAAGERLKDAAKAVAAGRSGISARDLYERALAARQDGGPTA, from the coding sequence ATGCTGGAGCCCGGAGTGCTGACCCTCGCCGCCACCCCCATCGGGAACCCCCTTGACGCGTCACAGCGTCTGGTGCGGGCCCTGCAGGAGGCCGATGTGCTCGCGGCCGAGGACACCCGGCGTCTGCGCCGCCTCCTCAGCGAGCTCGACGTCACCGCCGCCGCCCGGGTCATCTCCTACTACGAGCACAACGAGTCCGCGCGGGCCGCGGAGATCGTCGAGGCCGTGCGGGACGGGAAACGGGTGGTGATCGTCACCGATGCCGGGATGCCGACGGTGTCCGACCCCGGGTACCGGGCGGTGCGCGCGGTGATCGACGCCGACCTGCCGGTGACCGTCCTGCCGGGTCCGTCCGCGGTGCTCACCGCGCTCGCCGCGAGCGGCTTGCCCACCGACCGCTTCGCCTTCGACGGGTTCCTGCCCCGCACGGAGGGGAAACTGCGGGCGGCGGCCCGCGCCCTGCGCGACGAGCGCCGCACGGTGGTGCTGTTCGAATCCCCGCGCCGCACCGCCGCGACCCTCGCGGTGCTGCGTGACGAGATCGGCCCCGATCGACCGGCGGCCCTCGCAAGGGAGCTGACCAAGACGCATGAGGAGGTGGTGCGCGGCACCCTCGCCGAGCTTGCCGAGCATGCCGACGCCACCGAGGTGCTGGGGGAGGTGGTGCTGGTGATCAGCGGGGCCGACGAGGTGAGCCCCCGGCCGGAGGATCTCCTCGACGAGGTGCTGCAACGTGCCGCCGCGGGGGAGCGGCTGAAGGACGCCGCGAAGGCCGTCGCCGCCGGACGGTCGGGGATCAGCGCCCGCGACCTGTACGAGCGGGCGCTCGCCGCCCGGCAGGACGGTGGCCCCACAGCCTGA
- the glmU gene encoding bifunctional UDP-N-acetylglucosamine diphosphorylase/glucosamine-1-phosphate N-acetyltransferase GlmU, which produces MRSATPKVLHEIGGRSLLMHAITAARGVGAAELVAVVRHERERVVTHLAEAAPEVAIADQDDIPGTGRAVQCGLEKVRAAAGTVLVTYGDVPLLDTPTLQALVAEHESTHAAVTVLTAHIADPTGYGRVLRSEDGSEVLGIVEHKDATEAQRAIDEINSGIYAFDLEVLRDALTRIGTDNAQGEMYLTDVLGIARQDGRSVRASVTDDAILVEGANDRVQLAQLGAELNRRILERHMRAGVTIVDPATTWIDTEVTIGQDVTILPGVQLLGATSIAQDAVIGPDSTLRDTTVGQAAEVVRTHSVLAEIGPEATVGPFTYLRPGTVLGRKGKIGGFVETKNAQIADGAKVPHLSYVGDAEIGEGSNLGAGTVTANYDGVHKHRTVVGRHVRVGSDTTLVAPVTIGDGAATGAGTTVREDVPPGALAVSAGPQRNVEGWTARRRGGTAADEAARQALTAQTNGRGDGSTPDAGITDAGTTDTEERENR; this is translated from the coding sequence ATGCGTTCCGCCACCCCCAAGGTCCTCCACGAGATCGGTGGGCGTTCGCTGCTCATGCACGCGATCACTGCGGCCCGCGGCGTCGGGGCCGCGGAGCTGGTGGCCGTCGTGCGTCACGAACGCGAGCGTGTCGTCACGCATCTCGCCGAGGCCGCCCCCGAGGTCGCCATCGCGGATCAGGACGACATCCCCGGCACCGGCCGCGCCGTGCAGTGCGGCCTGGAGAAGGTCCGTGCCGCCGCCGGCACCGTGCTCGTGACCTACGGTGACGTGCCGCTGCTGGATACGCCCACCCTGCAGGCCCTGGTGGCCGAGCATGAGAGCACCCACGCCGCGGTCACCGTGCTCACCGCGCACATCGCGGACCCCACCGGGTACGGCCGCGTGCTGCGCAGCGAGGACGGCAGCGAGGTGCTCGGCATCGTCGAGCACAAGGACGCCACCGAGGCCCAGCGCGCCATCGACGAGATCAACTCCGGCATCTACGCCTTCGACCTCGAGGTGCTGCGCGACGCCCTGACCCGCATCGGCACCGACAACGCCCAGGGCGAGATGTACCTCACCGACGTGCTCGGCATCGCCCGCCAGGACGGCCGCAGCGTCCGCGCCAGCGTCACCGACGACGCGATCCTGGTCGAGGGCGCCAACGATCGGGTGCAGCTGGCGCAGCTCGGTGCGGAACTGAACCGCCGCATCCTGGAGCGCCACATGCGCGCCGGTGTGACGATCGTCGACCCGGCCACCACCTGGATCGACACCGAGGTCACCATCGGTCAGGACGTGACGATCCTTCCCGGCGTGCAGCTGCTCGGGGCCACCAGCATCGCGCAGGACGCGGTCATCGGCCCGGACTCCACCCTGCGCGACACCACGGTCGGTCAGGCAGCGGAGGTCGTGCGGACCCATTCCGTGCTCGCCGAGATCGGGCCCGAGGCGACCGTCGGGCCGTTCACCTACCTGCGACCCGGCACCGTGCTCGGCCGCAAGGGCAAGATCGGGGGCTTCGTCGAGACGAAGAACGCGCAGATCGCCGACGGCGCGAAGGTCCCGCACCTCAGCTATGTGGGGGATGCGGAGATCGGGGAGGGCAGCAACCTCGGCGCCGGCACCGTCACCGCCAACTACGACGGCGTGCACAAGCATCGGACCGTGGTCGGCCGGCACGTGCGCGTCGGATCCGACACCACGCTCGTCGCGCCCGTCACCATCGGCGATGGCGCCGCGACCGGCGCCGGCACCACGGTGCGCGAGGACGTGCCCCCGGGCGCCCTGGCCGTCTCCGCCGGACCGCAGCGGAACGTGGAAGGATGGACCGCGCGTCGCCGGGGCGGGACCGCTGCCGACGAGGCGGCCCGACAGGCCCTCACCGCGCAGACGAACGGCCGTGGCGACGGCAGCACCCCCGACGCCGGCATCACCGACGCCGGCACCACCGACACCGAGGAGCGGGAGAACCGATGA
- the rsmA gene encoding 16S rRNA (adenine(1518)-N(6)/adenine(1519)-N(6))-dimethyltransferase RsmA, with the protein MAGGMTAAPSPGLLSGRDLRDLADAAGIRPSKQRGQNFLTDPNTVRGIVERADLPDAATVLEVGPGLGSLTLGLLEAGADVVAVELDRGLAELLPVTLRARGVAEDRWSVIHQDALTLTELPATPRGLIPTRLVANLPYNVATPILLTLLERFPALEAALVMVQSEVVDRLAAGPGSRIYGAPSVKTAWYGTARRVGEISRQVFWPVPNVDSSLVEVRRHPQPLGTEAEREHTFAVVDAAFLQRRKTLRAALAGWAGSAPRAGDVLAAAGIDPAARGETLTCAQFLEIARADAEVPR; encoded by the coding sequence ATGGCCGGCGGCATGACCGCCGCGCCGAGCCCAGGGCTGCTTAGCGGACGCGACCTGCGCGATCTCGCCGACGCCGCCGGCATCCGCCCCAGCAAGCAGCGCGGCCAGAACTTCCTCACCGACCCCAACACGGTGCGCGGCATCGTCGAGCGCGCCGACCTGCCGGACGCCGCCACCGTGCTGGAGGTCGGCCCGGGGCTGGGGTCCCTCACCCTCGGTCTGCTGGAGGCCGGTGCCGACGTGGTCGCCGTCGAACTCGACCGCGGACTCGCCGAGCTGCTGCCCGTCACGCTCCGGGCCCGCGGTGTCGCCGAGGACCGCTGGAGCGTCATCCACCAGGACGCCCTCACCCTCACCGAGCTGCCGGCCACACCCCGCGGCCTGATCCCGACACGGTTGGTGGCGAACCTCCCGTACAACGTGGCCACCCCCATCCTGCTGACCCTCCTGGAGCGGTTCCCCGCCCTGGAGGCGGCGCTGGTGATGGTGCAGTCGGAGGTGGTGGACCGCCTGGCCGCCGGTCCCGGTTCCCGCATCTACGGCGCCCCCAGCGTGAAGACCGCGTGGTACGGCACCGCCCGCCGGGTGGGGGAGATCTCCCGCCAGGTGTTCTGGCCGGTCCCGAATGTCGACTCCTCCCTGGTGGAGGTGCGGCGTCACCCGCAGCCACTGGGTACCGAGGCCGAGCGGGAGCACACCTTCGCCGTGGTGGATGCCGCGTTCCTGCAGCGTCGCAAGACCCTGCGTGCCGCCCTCGCCGGATGGGCGGGCAGTGCCCCGCGTGCCGGGGACGTGCTCGCCGCCGCCGGGATCGACCCGGCCGCCCGGGGAGAGACCCTCACCTGTGCCCAGTTCCTCGAGATCGCCCGCGCCGATGCGGAGGTGCCTCGATGA
- a CDS encoding ABC-F family ATP-binding cassette domain-containing protein, with protein sequence MAHLLGAEALHLALPDRVLLDSVTLGIEDGDRIGVVGRNGDGKSTLLRLLSGQAAPDSGRVTVRNGVRVGVLRQQDEATADTTVRQRVVGDRPEHEWAGDARIRDVLAGLLTGVDLEQPLQALSGGQLRRVHLASLLVQEHHVLFLDEPTNHLDVEGIAWLAEHLRRRWSARSGGLVVVTHDRWFLDEVCTRMWEVHDGVVDPFEGGYAAYVLQRVERDRQAAAVEAKRQNLLRKELAWLRRGAPARTSKPKFRIDAANALIAGEPPVRDTVELTQLATSRLGRQVIDLEDVTAGYPSASGDPTVVLQDVTLHIGPADRIGVLGPNGAGKSTLLALITGDLEPLVGRVRRGTTVSVRQVSQRLEGLQDHLEERVSEVVGRYRTAYRAGKDEVSPGQLLERLGFTAAHQKVQVKALSGGQQRRLDLLLTLLEEPNVLVLDEPTNDMDTDMLAAMEDLLDTWPGPLIVVSHDRYLLERVTDLQYAVLDGRVRHLPGGVDQYLQLRAQGAGTSGPSPSGASTASGDGGLSGRELRDAQKELAALERKMTRLRDQVATAKADMAHVDPTDFETLAARMREISGWEDEADALEEQWLELSLQVEG encoded by the coding sequence ATGGCCCATCTGCTCGGCGCTGAGGCGCTGCATCTCGCCCTGCCCGATCGTGTGCTGCTCGACTCCGTCACCCTCGGTATCGAGGACGGCGATCGCATCGGTGTCGTCGGCCGCAACGGTGACGGCAAATCCACCCTGCTGCGGCTGCTGTCGGGGCAGGCCGCGCCCGATTCCGGCCGCGTGACCGTCCGCAACGGCGTGCGGGTGGGAGTGCTGCGGCAGCAGGACGAGGCCACCGCCGACACCACGGTGCGGCAGCGTGTCGTCGGTGACCGGCCCGAGCACGAGTGGGCCGGTGACGCCCGCATCCGTGACGTCCTCGCCGGTCTGCTCACGGGGGTCGACCTGGAGCAGCCGTTGCAGGCCCTGTCCGGTGGGCAGCTGCGCCGCGTGCACCTGGCGTCGCTGCTGGTGCAGGAGCATCACGTGCTGTTCCTCGACGAGCCGACGAACCACCTCGACGTCGAGGGCATCGCCTGGCTCGCCGAGCACCTGCGCCGCCGCTGGTCGGCCCGGTCCGGCGGTCTGGTGGTTGTCACCCACGACCGCTGGTTCCTGGACGAGGTCTGCACCCGGATGTGGGAGGTGCACGACGGAGTGGTCGACCCCTTCGAGGGCGGCTATGCCGCGTACGTGCTGCAGCGGGTGGAGCGGGACCGGCAGGCCGCCGCCGTGGAGGCGAAGCGCCAGAACCTCCTGCGCAAGGAGCTGGCGTGGTTGCGTCGCGGGGCGCCCGCCCGCACCTCGAAGCCGAAGTTCCGGATCGACGCCGCGAACGCGCTGATCGCCGGGGAGCCGCCGGTGCGCGACACGGTGGAGCTCACACAGCTGGCGACCAGCCGTCTGGGGCGGCAGGTGATCGATCTGGAGGATGTCACCGCCGGGTACCCGTCGGCCTCCGGGGATCCGACGGTGGTGCTGCAGGACGTGACGCTGCACATCGGTCCCGCCGACCGCATCGGGGTGCTCGGGCCGAACGGCGCCGGGAAGTCGACCCTGTTGGCCCTGATCACCGGAGACCTGGAACCGCTGGTCGGGAGGGTGCGACGTGGCACCACGGTGAGCGTGCGGCAGGTCTCTCAACGTCTCGAGGGTCTGCAGGACCATCTCGAGGAGCGCGTCAGCGAGGTCGTCGGCCGGTATCGCACCGCGTATCGCGCGGGGAAGGATGAGGTCTCGCCCGGCCAGCTGCTGGAGCGGCTCGGCTTCACCGCAGCCCATCAGAAGGTGCAGGTGAAGGCCCTCTCCGGTGGTCAACAGCGGCGGCTGGACCTGCTGCTGACGCTGCTGGAGGAACCGAACGTGCTGGTGCTCGATGAGCCGACGAACGACATGGACACCGACATGCTCGCGGCGATGGAGGATCTGCTCGACACCTGGCCGGGGCCGCTGATCGTCGTCTCCCACGACCGGTACCTGCTGGAGCGGGTGACCGATCTGCAGTACGCGGTGCTGGACGGCCGGGTGCGGCACCTGCCCGGTGGGGTCGACCAGTACCTGCAGCTGCGGGCGCAGGGAGCGGGGACGTCCGGGCCGTCCCCGAGCGGGGCGTCGACAGCCTCCGGTGACGGGGGGCTGTCGGGGCGCGAGCTGCGGGACGCACAGAAGGAGCTCGCGGCCCTCGAACGGAAGATGACGCGTCTGCGGGACCAGGTGGCCACGGCGAAGGCCGACATGGCCCATGTGGATCCGACAGACTTCGAGACCCTCGCGGCGCGGATGCGGGAGATCAGCGGCTGGGAGGACGAGGCCGATGCCCTCGAGGAGCAGTGGCTGGAGCTGTCGCTGCAGGTCGAGGGCTGA
- a CDS encoding TetR/AcrR family transcriptional regulator — protein sequence MPAEERRRARTARMTGRERREQLVDVGRRLFAEKGYDATSVEEVAAAAGVSKPIVYGHFGGKEGLYAVVVDRETGTLLRALEDSLQEPRAHPRVLMERAALAFLTYIDEHEDGFRILARDSPGVGDGGTLSVLLGEVARNVERILGVQLKQHGYPVRDAGMYAQMLVGMVAYTGHWWLEHRKPAKEEVAARLVNLSWYGLGALEKQPRIRAQRAS from the coding sequence ATGCCCGCCGAGGAGAGACGTCGCGCCCGCACCGCCCGGATGACCGGGCGAGAGCGACGCGAGCAGTTGGTGGACGTGGGCCGCCGCCTCTTCGCGGAGAAGGGGTACGACGCCACCTCCGTGGAGGAGGTGGCCGCGGCCGCGGGCGTGTCGAAGCCGATCGTCTACGGACACTTCGGCGGCAAGGAGGGCCTGTATGCGGTGGTGGTCGACCGGGAGACCGGGACCCTGCTGCGCGCCCTGGAGGACTCCCTGCAGGAACCCCGCGCCCACCCGCGGGTGCTGATGGAACGCGCCGCCCTCGCCTTCCTCACCTACATCGATGAGCACGAGGACGGCTTCAGGATCCTCGCCCGGGACTCCCCCGGTGTCGGCGACGGCGGCACCCTGTCGGTGCTGCTGGGGGAGGTGGCGCGGAACGTGGAGCGGATCCTCGGGGTGCAGCTGAAGCAGCACGGGTATCCCGTGCGGGACGCGGGCATGTATGCCCAGATGCTGGTGGGCATGGTCGCCTACACCGGCCACTGGTGGTTGGAACACCGCAAGCCCGCCAAGGAGGAGGTCGCGGCGCGGCTGGTGAACCTCTCCTGGTATGGGCTCGGAGCCCTGGAGAAGCAACCGCGGATCAGGGCGCAGCGCGCCTCATGA
- a CDS encoding MarR family winged helix-turn-helix transcriptional regulator, producing MPTPPPRRPDEVDRILAGWERARPDLDTTPMAVMSRVHRLARHLEAARREAFTRAELEAWEFDVLAALRRTDGGVASPGELLRSTLVTSGTMTTRLDKLERRGLVRRERDERDRRSVRVHLEAAGAAAVDTAIEGLLAAERTLLAPLGTAEATALAGALRALLLQFEDDPVEGS from the coding sequence ATGCCCACCCCGCCCCCCAGACGTCCCGATGAGGTCGATCGCATCCTCGCCGGGTGGGAGCGCGCCCGGCCCGATCTCGACACCACCCCCATGGCGGTGATGTCACGGGTGCATCGTCTGGCGCGTCACCTGGAGGCGGCGCGGCGTGAGGCCTTCACCCGCGCCGAGCTCGAGGCCTGGGAGTTCGACGTCCTGGCGGCGCTACGCCGCACCGACGGCGGTGTCGCGAGCCCCGGTGAGCTGCTGCGCTCGACCCTGGTCACCAGCGGCACCATGACCACGCGTCTCGACAAGCTGGAGCGGAGGGGCCTGGTGCGCCGTGAACGTGATGAGCGCGACCGTCGCAGCGTGCGGGTGCACCTGGAGGCGGCGGGCGCAGCCGCAGTGGACACCGCGATCGAGGGGCTGCTCGCAGCGGAGCGAACGCTGCTGGCGCCGCTGGGGACCGCGGAGGCGACCGCCCTCGCCGGGGCGCTGCGCGCCCTCCTGCTGCAGTTCGAGGACGACCCCGTCGAAGGATCCTGA
- a CDS encoding TatD family hydrolase, which produces MIDDHCHLDFADGDEEMDVAEHARRAAAAGVDGQITIGCDLPGARWTARLMQDPARPDSLRGGVALHPNDAALHARGHDHDGTPLVPLDEALAEIADLARTPGIITVGETGLDWFRTSRREERARTAQIDAFRAHIALAKELGLPMQIHDRDAHRDVLEVLDADGAPERAVLHCFSGDAEFARECVDRGFYLSFAGTITFKNSDGVRAGCAEAGPGRILVETDAPFLTPVPYRGRPNSSYLIPLTMQTIAEVTGQTLEDACRSVRATATEVYGWPAA; this is translated from the coding sequence GTGATCGACGACCACTGCCACCTGGACTTCGCCGACGGCGACGAGGAGATGGATGTCGCCGAGCATGCCCGGCGTGCCGCCGCCGCAGGGGTCGACGGCCAGATCACCATCGGCTGCGATCTGCCCGGGGCGCGCTGGACCGCCCGCCTGATGCAGGATCCCGCCCGTCCCGACAGCCTGCGCGGGGGCGTCGCCCTGCACCCCAACGACGCCGCCCTGCATGCCCGCGGTCACGACCACGACGGCACGCCCCTGGTGCCGCTCGACGAGGCTCTGGCGGAGATCGCCGACCTCGCCCGCACCCCCGGGATCATCACCGTCGGGGAGACGGGGCTGGACTGGTTCCGCACCTCCCGCCGCGAGGAACGGGCCCGCACCGCCCAGATCGACGCGTTCCGTGCGCACATCGCTCTGGCCAAGGAACTCGGCCTGCCGATGCAGATCCACGACCGGGACGCCCACCGCGACGTCCTCGAGGTCCTCGATGCCGACGGTGCCCCCGAGCGCGCCGTGCTCCACTGCTTCTCCGGGGACGCCGAGTTCGCCCGGGAATGCGTCGACCGGGGGTTCTACCTCTCCTTCGCCGGGACCATCACCTTCAAGAACTCCGACGGGGTGCGGGCCGGCTGTGCGGAGGCCGGACCCGGCCGGATCCTGGTGGAGACCGACGCCCCGTTCCTCACCCCCGTCCCGTACCGGGGTCGCCCCAACTCCAGCTACCTGATCCCGCTGACGATGCAGACCATCGCCGAGGTGACCGGGCAGACCCTCGAGGACGCCTGTCGGTCGGTGCGTGCCACCGCCACCGAGGTGTACGGATGGCCGGCGGCATGA
- a CDS encoding dolichyl-phosphate-mannose--protein mannosyltransferase, which translates to MPAADAPTHRAEDPRSIAAREDELRRRLGIVPLSGGWPAWLPALAVTALAVVLRFWHLGDIHELIFDETYYVKDGYTLWQNGVEMAWPEEPNPAFEAGRVDTYLPEGAYVVHPPVGKWVIGAGMALLGADSSWGWRLSVAVLGSLSVLMLARIGRRLLRSTALGAMAGLLLAIDGLHLVESRTSLLDLVLMVFVLAAFGCLLLDRDAFRERLVQQVARGLDGSALGVAGGLRPWRLTAGVLLGLACGVKWSGLYVLAVFGILTVVWDWAARRAVGERHWFLAGLVRDAIPAFVAMVGGALLTYIASWAGWFATDKGYGRRWWRTEAPESGPVLGALRSLWHYHASAYEFHVSLDAEHPYEASPVGWLLQIRPTNFYYREFDYGQAGCQVAKCAAQVVALGNPAIWWLGTVCLLVALIAAIVRRDGRPAAALAGVVAGYAPWFLYLDRTVFTFYAVVFEPFLILCLVYVLGLVLGPPQASSDRRLAGALVVGSLLTLMVLVSAFFWPIWTGQVIDQSQWQWRMWLPSWP; encoded by the coding sequence GTGCCTGCCGCCGACGCCCCCACCCACCGCGCCGAGGATCCCCGCAGCATCGCCGCCCGGGAGGACGAGCTGCGTCGTCGTCTCGGCATCGTCCCCCTCTCCGGCGGATGGCCGGCGTGGCTACCGGCGCTGGCGGTGACGGCCCTCGCGGTGGTGCTGCGGTTCTGGCATCTGGGGGACATCCACGAGCTGATCTTCGACGAGACGTACTACGTGAAGGACGGCTACACCCTGTGGCAGAACGGGGTGGAGATGGCCTGGCCGGAGGAGCCGAACCCGGCGTTCGAGGCCGGACGGGTCGACACCTACCTGCCGGAGGGCGCCTACGTGGTGCACCCGCCGGTCGGCAAGTGGGTGATCGGCGCGGGCATGGCACTGCTGGGAGCGGACTCCTCCTGGGGATGGCGGCTGTCGGTCGCGGTGCTCGGCTCCCTCTCGGTGCTGATGCTGGCGCGGATCGGTCGGCGGCTGCTGCGCTCCACGGCGCTCGGGGCGATGGCGGGTCTGTTGCTGGCGATCGACGGCCTGCACCTGGTGGAATCCCGCACGTCCCTCCTGGATCTGGTCCTGATGGTCTTCGTGCTGGCGGCGTTCGGCTGCCTGCTGCTGGATCGCGACGCGTTTCGAGAACGCCTGGTGCAGCAGGTGGCACGGGGCCTCGACGGGTCCGCGCTCGGGGTGGCCGGGGGCCTGCGGCCGTGGCGTCTGACCGCCGGCGTGCTGCTGGGCCTGGCGTGCGGGGTGAAGTGGTCGGGGCTGTATGTCCTGGCGGTGTTCGGCATCCTCACCGTGGTGTGGGACTGGGCGGCGCGTCGCGCTGTCGGTGAGCGTCACTGGTTCCTGGCGGGCCTGGTGCGCGACGCGATCCCCGCGTTCGTGGCGATGGTCGGTGGTGCCCTGCTGACGTACATCGCCTCGTGGGCCGGATGGTTCGCGACCGATAAGGGTTACGGCCGGCGGTGGTGGCGCACCGAGGCGCCGGAGTCGGGTCCCGTGCTGGGGGCCCTGCGCTCCCTGTGGCACTATCACGCCAGTGCCTACGAGTTCCACGTCTCGTTGGATGCGGAGCACCCGTATGAGGCGAGCCCGGTGGGCTGGCTGCTGCAGATCCGTCCGACGAACTTCTACTACCGCGAATTCGACTACGGGCAGGCCGGATGCCAGGTCGCCAAGTGCGCGGCCCAGGTGGTGGCGCTGGGGAATCCGGCGATCTGGTGGCTGGGCACCGTCTGCCTTCTGGTCGCGCTGATCGCGGCGATCGTGCGGCGCGACGGCCGCCCCGCAGCGGCCCTGGCCGGGGTGGTCGCGGGCTATGCCCCATGGTTCCTGTACCTCGATCGCACGGTGTTCACCTTCTACGCGGTGGTGTTCGAGCCGTTCCTGATCCTGTGCCTGGTGTATGTGCTGGGTCTGGTGCTGGGGCCGCCGCAAGCGTCGTCGGATCGCCGCCTGGCCGGGGCGCTGGTGGTGGGGTCCCTGCTGACGCTGATGGTGCTCGTCTCGGCGTTCTTCTGGCCGATCTGGACGGGCCAGGTGATCGACCAGTCACAGTGGCAGTGGAGGATGTGGCTGCCCAGCTGGCCGTGA
- the rpmF gene encoding 50S ribosomal protein L32: MAVPKFKMSRARTRSRRAQWKASAADLVQVTVRGRTASVPRRLAKAYQRGLLQIDD, encoded by the coding sequence ATGGCAGTGCCCAAGTTCAAGATGTCGCGGGCCCGCACCCGCTCGCGCCGCGCCCAGTGGAAGGCCAGCGCCGCCGACCTGGTGCAGGTCACCGTGCGCGGTCGCACCGCCTCCGTGCCGCGTCGCCTGGCCAAGGCGTACCAGCGCGGTCTGCTGCAGATCGACGACTGA
- a CDS encoding 4-(cytidine 5'-diphospho)-2-C-methyl-D-erythritol kinase codes for MSTTMSPERRRVVAQAPGKINLSLHVGAVDHRGYHALATVFQAVDLMETVTAQAADDLHLTVTSHVDGDVPTDGTNLALRAARLLQQEHRITAGAALHIDKTVPVAGGMGGGSADAAAALVALNRLWELDLEPAALRELGGRLGADVPFALTGHTALGRGNGDDLSPLLVTGEWHWVLAVPGGHLSTPEVYRTHDELVRQAGREPAAVPEPDDRQVQALRSADVALLGETLHNDLQAAAFHLRPGLAPVCELAEGSGAYGALVSGSGPTIAVLAGDADHAAQLAALLRAEGVAQQCLTTTGSAPGARVISEE; via the coding sequence ATGAGCACGACGATGTCCCCAGAGCGCCGGCGCGTGGTCGCCCAGGCCCCGGGGAAGATCAACCTCTCCCTGCACGTCGGCGCCGTCGACCACCGCGGATACCACGCCCTGGCCACCGTGTTCCAGGCAGTGGATCTGATGGAGACCGTCACCGCGCAGGCCGCCGATGACCTCCACCTCACCGTCACCTCCCATGTCGACGGGGACGTTCCCACCGACGGCACGAACCTCGCCCTGCGCGCCGCCCGTCTGCTGCAGCAGGAGCATAGGATCACCGCCGGAGCCGCCCTGCACATCGACAAGACCGTCCCGGTCGCGGGTGGCATGGGCGGCGGCTCGGCTGACGCTGCCGCGGCCCTGGTCGCCCTGAACCGCCTGTGGGAGCTTGATCTGGAACCCGCCGCGCTGCGGGAGCTCGGCGGGCGCCTCGGCGCCGACGTGCCCTTCGCCCTCACCGGCCACACCGCCCTGGGACGCGGCAACGGCGACGACCTCAGCCCGCTGCTGGTGACGGGGGAGTGGCACTGGGTGCTCGCGGTGCCCGGGGGACACCTGTCCACCCCCGAGGTGTATCGCACGCACGACGAGCTCGTCCGGCAGGCGGGACGGGAGCCGGCCGCGGTGCCCGAGCCCGACGACCGGCAGGTGCAGGCGCTGCGGTCCGCGGACGTCGCCCTGCTGGGGGAGACGCTCCACAACGATCTGCAGGCCGCGGCGTTCCACCTCCGCCCCGGCCTCGCGCCGGTGTGCGAGCTGGCGGAGGGCTCCGGGGCCTACGGGGCGCTGGTCTCAGGGTCCGGGCCGACGATCGCGGTGCTCGCCGGGGATGCTGACCATGCCGCGCAGCTGGCGGCCCTCCTGCGTGCCGAGGGCGTGGCGCAGCAGTGTCTGACCACCACCGGCTCCGCTCCCGGTGCCCGGGTGATCAGCGAGGAGTAG